In a genomic window of Sporosarcina trichiuri:
- a CDS encoding flagellar hook-basal body protein — MFRGFYTAGSGMIAQQRRTEMLSNNMANANTPGFKAEQSSIRSFPEMLLSSLETAKIPVENRFQMKGLRPVGQLSTGTYMQETAPLFMQGQLRETELTTDIALIDGSLPVDEETGRPGAVFYTLEGPGGERAYTKNGNFALNAEGYLTNASGNYVLDDRGQRIQLPDDDFDVSPEGVISYGGAGQGIRLGIGFAAQPETLAKRDNGLFYASEDLPDAADTDGVTYSFQQGFVEQSNVDAARTMTDMMTAYRAFEANQKVLQAYDRSMEKTVSEVGRVNG, encoded by the coding sequence ATGTTCCGTGGATTCTATACAGCCGGTTCCGGCATGATTGCACAGCAGCGCAGAACCGAAATGCTTTCAAATAATATGGCGAACGCCAATACCCCCGGATTCAAGGCCGAGCAGTCATCCATCCGGTCATTCCCGGAAATGCTTCTGTCCAGCCTCGAGACGGCGAAGATCCCGGTCGAGAACCGGTTTCAGATGAAAGGGCTGCGCCCGGTCGGTCAGCTGTCCACCGGGACGTACATGCAGGAGACAGCCCCGCTGTTCATGCAGGGCCAGCTCCGCGAAACGGAACTGACGACGGATATCGCCCTCATCGACGGCTCACTGCCTGTCGATGAAGAAACAGGACGTCCGGGCGCCGTATTCTACACACTCGAAGGGCCGGGTGGGGAACGGGCCTACACGAAAAACGGGAACTTTGCCCTCAACGCGGAAGGCTACCTGACGAATGCTTCCGGAAACTACGTACTCGATGACCGCGGTCAGCGTATCCAGCTGCCGGACGATGACTTCGATGTTTCGCCTGAAGGCGTCATCTCCTATGGCGGCGCCGGACAGGGCATCCGTCTCGGCATCGGGTTCGCCGCACAGCCGGAGACGCTCGCAAAGCGTGATAACGGTCTGTTCTATGCATCAGAGGACCTGCCGGACGCAGCAGATACAGACGGCGTCACCTATTCGTTCCAGCAGGGGTTCGTCGAACAGTCGAATGTCGATGCCGCCCGCACGATGACGGATATGATGACGGCCTACCGCGCGTTCGAAGCGAACCAGAAAGTGCTTCAGGCGTATGACCGCAGCATGGAAAAAACGGTGTCCGAAGTGGGCCGGGTCAATGGCTGA
- the mreB gene encoding rod shape-determining protein MreB produces the protein MFAKDIGIDLGTSNVLIHVKGKGIELNEPSVVAVDPAAKSMVAVGEEAHLMIGRTPGNIQVMRPLKDGVIADFDSTEAMLKGFIDRLKVKGWFSKPRILICCPTDVTSVEQKAIKEAVQKSGGRQVFLEAEPKVAAIGAGMDIYQPSGNMVIDIGGGTTDVAVLSMGDIVTSASIKIAGNTFDNDIIQSIKKNHKLLIGERTAEDVKIAVTSLFPGGEEKELAIRGRDLVSGLPRTVTITSKEVSDAMEESVAWILHTAKNVLEKTPPELSADIIDRGIILTGGGALLRGLDQLLAEELKVPVFTAEDPLACVAKGTGIMLDSLDKKRRKS, from the coding sequence ATGTTTGCGAAAGATATCGGCATTGACCTGGGTACATCCAATGTACTGATACATGTGAAAGGAAAAGGGATCGAACTGAACGAACCATCCGTGGTCGCAGTCGATCCTGCAGCGAAAAGCATGGTGGCGGTCGGGGAGGAAGCGCACCTGATGATCGGCCGCACCCCCGGTAATATCCAGGTCATGCGTCCCTTGAAAGACGGTGTCATCGCTGATTTCGACAGCACCGAAGCGATGTTGAAAGGGTTCATCGACCGGCTGAAGGTGAAAGGCTGGTTCTCGAAGCCCCGCATCCTGATCTGCTGCCCGACCGATGTCACAAGCGTCGAACAGAAGGCCATCAAGGAAGCCGTCCAGAAATCGGGTGGCCGCCAGGTGTTCCTGGAAGCTGAACCGAAAGTCGCAGCAATCGGCGCCGGCATGGATATCTACCAGCCGAGCGGCAACATGGTCATCGACATCGGCGGCGGGACGACGGACGTCGCAGTGCTCTCCATGGGGGATATCGTCACCTCCGCATCCATCAAGATCGCCGGCAATACGTTCGATAACGATATCATCCAATCCATCAAGAAAAACCATAAATTGCTGATCGGGGAACGCACCGCTGAAGACGTCAAAATCGCCGTCACGTCGCTGTTCCCGGGCGGCGAAGAAAAAGAGCTGGCCATCCGCGGGCGCGATCTTGTCTCCGGACTTCCGCGCACAGTGACCATCACGTCGAAGGAGGTCAGCGATGCGATGGAGGAATCGGTCGCCTGGATCCTCCACACCGCGAAGAACGTGCTCGAGAAGACACCGCCGGAACTGTCCGCGGACATCATCGACCGCGGCATCATCCTTACAGGGGGCGGCGCACTGCTCCGCGGACTCGATCAGCTGCTTGCAGAAGAGCTCAAAGTACCGGTATTCACAGCAGAGGATCCGCTTGCCTGTGTGGCGAAAGGGACAGGCATCATGCTCGACAGCCTGGATAAAAAACGCAGGAAATCTTGA
- a CDS encoding M23 family metallopeptidase, with protein sequence MGEEKKPKAPSQKNKSTKSNWFWPAVYASFAVLFVGMVWGYNALNKTEAPQQAAVEKETGKDKGGVTVETNAKAENLKYPFKEDLLDQVAILQDFYDPEADAATRENALLVFKQQYVTNEGVTLSVGGQPFEVVAAMSGKVDKIISDPFQGDEIVLSHKDGLKTIYRSVTGILVKEGDEIQQGEVLATTAENEWNAAAGIHLHFEVQKDNVAVNPHSFLAFQ encoded by the coding sequence ATGGGAGAAGAAAAAAAACCGAAAGCCCCTTCTCAGAAAAACAAGAGCACGAAAAGCAACTGGTTCTGGCCCGCCGTCTATGCAAGTTTCGCTGTGTTGTTCGTTGGAATGGTCTGGGGATACAATGCACTGAATAAGACGGAAGCACCGCAGCAGGCTGCAGTCGAGAAAGAAACAGGCAAGGACAAAGGAGGCGTCACCGTTGAAACGAACGCCAAAGCCGAGAATCTGAAGTATCCATTCAAGGAAGACCTGCTTGACCAAGTCGCTATTTTACAAGATTTCTACGATCCGGAAGCTGACGCAGCCACACGTGAAAACGCATTGCTCGTCTTCAAGCAGCAATACGTGACGAACGAAGGTGTGACACTGTCCGTCGGCGGCCAGCCATTCGAAGTCGTCGCAGCCATGAGCGGGAAAGTCGATAAAATTATTTCCGATCCGTTCCAAGGCGACGAAATCGTACTCTCGCACAAAGACGGCCTGAAGACGATCTACCGCTCCGTCACCGGCATCCTGGTGAAAGAGGGCGACGAAATCCAGCAAGGTGAAGTGCTCGCGACAACGGCGGAAAACGAATGGAACGCAGCTGCCGGCATCCACCTGCACTTCGAAGTCCAGAAAGACAACGTCGCGGTCAACCCGCATTCGTTCCTGGCTTTCCAATAA
- a CDS encoding sporulation transcriptional regulator SpoIIID, whose translation MHEQIRRRSVRLGNLLIETGLTVRALAKATGYSKSTIHKDLTERLPNIDSALSEDVAKVLAYHKSIRHLRGGEATRQKWKMEQQKLIETDTKAD comes from the coding sequence GTGCACGAACAAATTCGGAGGCGCAGCGTTCGCCTCGGCAACCTGCTGATCGAAACGGGACTCACGGTGCGGGCACTCGCAAAAGCAACGGGCTACTCGAAAAGCACGATCCACAAAGACCTGACGGAACGGCTGCCCAACATCGATTCCGCTTTATCGGAAGACGTCGCCAAGGTGCTGGCCTACCACAAATCCATCCGCCATCTGAGAGGCGGCGAAGCTACACGCCAGAAATGGAAAATGGAACAGCAGAAACTGATCGAAACCGACACAAAAGCGGACTAG
- a CDS encoding flagellar hook-basal body protein — translation MIRTMTTAVNTMNQLQNNIDMIGNNLSNLTTHGYKANQASFQEMLYQQFNNDKADKAPRETPAGIRYGVGAMLAQTQMNWKVGTLQPTDRNLDFALTEPKQYFNVLAGGETVYTRQGNFYLSPDGNRMALVDGEGNAVADSAGRPISFTGTVADFELRDGGVLTARRADGTEQTVTLGITRMERPNLMTRLSSTHFKVPDNLDELGVTEADILTELTGAAESEIAIRQGALEGSNVDYQKEMTDLINVQRSYQFNSRTVSIADQMLGLVNNIR, via the coding sequence ATGATCCGAACGATGACAACAGCTGTCAACACCATGAACCAGCTGCAGAACAATATCGATATGATCGGCAATAACCTGTCCAACCTGACGACACACGGCTATAAGGCGAACCAGGCGAGCTTCCAGGAGATGCTCTACCAGCAGTTCAATAATGACAAGGCGGACAAGGCACCGCGCGAAACGCCTGCAGGCATCCGCTATGGTGTCGGTGCGATGCTTGCCCAGACGCAGATGAACTGGAAAGTCGGCACTCTTCAGCCGACGGACCGGAATCTCGACTTTGCGCTGACGGAGCCGAAACAGTATTTCAATGTACTCGCAGGAGGGGAGACCGTCTACACGCGCCAGGGGAACTTCTACCTGTCGCCTGACGGGAACCGGATGGCGCTCGTCGACGGGGAAGGCAATGCAGTCGCGGACAGTGCCGGCAGACCGATCTCCTTCACCGGAACGGTTGCTGACTTCGAATTGCGGGACGGCGGTGTGCTGACGGCAAGACGGGCGGACGGCACGGAACAGACGGTCACCCTGGGCATCACACGCATGGAGCGGCCGAACCTGATGACGCGGCTGTCGTCGACACATTTCAAAGTGCCGGACAATCTGGATGAACTCGGCGTCACGGAAGCGGATATTTTAACAGAACTTACTGGAGCTGCGGAATCGGAGATTGCCATCCGGCAGGGGGCGCTCGAAGGTTCCAACGTGGACTATCAAAAAGAAATGACAGACCTCATCAACGTCCAGCGATCGTATCAATTCAACTCACGTACGGTCTCCATCGCTGATCAGATGCTCGGCCTGGTCAACAACATCCGGTGA
- the fabZ gene encoding 3-hydroxyacyl-ACP dehydratase FabZ — translation MLTAEQIQAIIPHRYPFLLVDRILEVEAGVRAEGFKNVSVNEDYFNGHFPGYPVMPGVLIVEALAQVGAVAILQKEENKGRLAFFAGIDNCRFKRQVVPGDVLHLKVEITRMRGSIGKGHAVATVEGEVACEADITFALGAKED, via the coding sequence ATGCTGACAGCTGAACAGATCCAGGCTATCATCCCGCACCGCTACCCATTCCTGCTCGTCGACCGCATCCTCGAAGTCGAAGCGGGCGTACGGGCGGAAGGATTCAAGAACGTAAGTGTCAATGAAGACTATTTCAACGGCCACTTTCCTGGATATCCCGTCATGCCGGGTGTCCTGATCGTCGAAGCGCTGGCCCAGGTCGGTGCGGTCGCGATCCTGCAGAAGGAAGAGAACAAAGGCCGTCTGGCATTCTTCGCGGGCATCGACAACTGCCGTTTCAAGCGCCAGGTCGTGCCGGGGGACGTGCTGCATCTGAAAGTGGAAATCACACGGATGCGCGGATCGATCGGCAAAGGGCATGCGGTGGCAACTGTGGAAGGTGAAGTCGCCTGCGAGGCGGATATCACATTCGCACTCGGGGCAAAAGAGGACTGA
- a CDS encoding DNA-directed RNA polymerase subunit beta — translation MTEEKRITSTPAETPAESSQKPIMSRTEARRAHAATVAETAAEQEKPVRSRRSKEPYAGQTVPETRNERPAAANAQADEEAADVKPVRWVQIRILPIYVRVLLVILLLAVAVIAGAMIGYSILGDGPAGDVFQKETWTHIFDIMNGKE, via the coding sequence ATGACCGAAGAGAAACGAATCACAAGCACACCGGCAGAAACACCGGCAGAATCGTCGCAAAAACCGATCATGAGCCGCACGGAAGCAAGAAGAGCGCATGCCGCAACCGTTGCCGAGACAGCAGCGGAACAGGAGAAGCCGGTGCGCAGCAGACGGAGCAAAGAGCCGTATGCCGGACAGACGGTTCCTGAAACACGGAACGAACGGCCGGCAGCCGCGAACGCACAAGCAGACGAAGAAGCGGCGGATGTGAAACCGGTCCGCTGGGTGCAGATCCGCATCCTGCCGATCTATGTCCGTGTCCTGCTCGTCATTTTGTTATTAGCTGTGGCAGTCATTGCCGGCGCGATGATCGGCTACAGCATCCTCGGGGACGGTCCGGCCGGTGATGTCTTCCAAAAAGAGACATGGACGCACATTTTCGATATCATGAACGGGAAAGAATAG